The stretch of DNA TGGGCCTCTCCGTGAGTCTCTGGATAGGGGGATGAATCGGCGGTATGCTTCACGCGGCAAGCTTGACGCGGGTGGCTGTCTCGTGCCTTCCGAACCATTTGGCACGTCTATGCCCGGGCATGGCGTGTGTTTGGCAGGCGCTTGGAGCTGCAAGCCACCTGCCACTTTCAGGAGCGTTCCATGGTCATGACTTCCGCTCTTCCGACTGTGCTGGTGGTGGGCGCCGGCCCTGTTGGGCTGGCTGCCGCGATGAGTCTGGCCCGCGCGCGCATTCCTGTGCGCCTGATCGACAAGCTCCGCGAGCCCGCGACGCATTCGCGTGCCATCGGCATCCAGGCGCGCACGCTGGAGCTGCTCGAACAGCATCGCGCTGTCGAACCCTTTCTCGAACTCGGCCACCGGGTGTATGCCGCCAATCTGTATTCGCAGGGACAGCGCCTCGCGCGGTTCGATTTCGAATCGTTAGCCACTCGCTATCCCTATCTGCTGTTCCTCGATCAAACCCTCACCGAGCATATCTTGACGGCGCATCTGGCCACGCTCGGAGTCGAGGTCGAGCGCGGTGTGGAGCTGATTGAGTTCACCCAGGGTGCGGCGGGCCTGAGTGCCACGCTGCAATGCGCGGGGCGGCATGATGAGACGTTGCACCCGGCTTGTCTGGTCGCGGCGGACGGCGCGCATAGCGCAATCCGGCATCGGCTGGGGATGGGTTTTGAGGGCAAGACCTTCGAGCAGAGGTTTTTGCTCGCGGATGTGCAAGGCCATACCGAATGGCCAGATAACGAGTTGCATCTGTTTGCGGTGGCGGGGCTGGCGGGGTTGTTTCCGCTGGGCGCGGGGCAGTACCGATTGATTGCCGATTTGCCTCATGCCTCGAGCGCGGATGCCCCCGAGGCCGTGAGCGCGGCCGAGGCGGCTAACGCCACGGGCGGGCCCTCGTTCGATGCATGCCGTACGCTGGTTGCCGAGCGCATGGGCGCCCAGGTGCATCTGACGGCGATGACGTGGTCGTCGTATTTCCGCGTGAATAGCCGCATGGTCACGCAGATGCGTGCTGGACGGGTGTTTCTGGTGGGCGATGCCGCGCACGTGCATAGCCCTGCGGGCGCGCAAGGCATGAACACCGGGATCCAGGAAGCATTCAACCTGGGCTGGAAACTCGCGCGTGTGCTGGCGGGTGGTGCGCCCGATGCCTTGCTCGATACATTCCATGCCGAGCGCCATCCGGTCGCGCGCGATGTGCTGCGCCAGAGCAGTTTTGTCACGCAGATGGCGCAGGCTGACCATGGCCTGCTCAAGCTGCTGCGCGAATACGTGATGCCGGTGCTGGCGGGCATTGGGCCTTTGCGCGATGCCGCATGCGAGGAGGTGAGCGAGCTCTCGGTGCAGTATCGGCGCAGTCCGTTGACGCTGGAGCGAGCGCTCGATGGCGGCCCACGCGCTGGCGAACGCGCACCCGATGCCATGGTGCATGTCCTTGATGGGCCGCTCGGCACCGCGCCGGGACATGGCCGCCTGTATGAGCTGCACGATCCGGCGTTCTTCTCGCTCTGGCTGCTGCTGGCGCCAACGCCGGAGGAGGTGTCCGAGGGGGCCTTTACCACATCCGCTGGCGCTGCCATGGAGGCTACATGGCAGCGCCAGAGCGGCGAACTCTCGCAGCGGTTGTCCGGAGCGTTGCGAGTCTGGTGCGTGACGGATGGGCTG from Paraburkholderia hayleyella encodes:
- a CDS encoding FAD-dependent monooxygenase: MTSALPTVLVVGAGPVGLAAAMSLARARIPVRLIDKLREPATHSRAIGIQARTLELLEQHRAVEPFLELGHRVYAANLYSQGQRLARFDFESLATRYPYLLFLDQTLTEHILTAHLATLGVEVERGVELIEFTQGAAGLSATLQCAGRHDETLHPACLVAADGAHSAIRHRLGMGFEGKTFEQRFLLADVQGHTEWPDNELHLFAVAGLAGLFPLGAGQYRLIADLPHASSADAPEAVSAAEAANATGGPSFDACRTLVAERMGAQVHLTAMTWSSYFRVNSRMVTQMRAGRVFLVGDAAHVHSPAGAQGMNTGIQEAFNLGWKLARVLAGGAPDALLDTFHAERHPVARDVLRQSSFVTQMAQADHGLLKLLREYVMPVLAGIGPLRDAACEEVSELSVQYRRSPLTLERALDGGPRAGERAPDAMVHVLDGPLGTAPGHGRLYELHDPAFFSLWLLLAPTPEEVSEGAFTTSAGAAMEATWQRQSGELSQRLSGALRVWCVTDGLEEGVPSLTQAYGQTRPAFYLLRPDGYVCARGHLGDDLEALLRHSEAWFAAPLPAAG